In Lolium perenne isolate Kyuss_39 chromosome 5, Kyuss_2.0, whole genome shotgun sequence, the sequence TGGTGGCCAATGAGGTTATCTTGCGCCTTGACGTCGCTCAGGAGTCCAGGGCGTTGTCTGCGGCCGAGTCTTGGCTGCGCCGTAGCCTCAAGCTCAAGGTGCTTGGCCTCGCTTCGCTTGAGCGGACCATTGCTCGCCAGCGTGCTAGGGTGCTGGGTCTGAGGGACAAGGATGCTTCTGCTCAGTTCTACCGCATCCTGTCGTCGGGAAGGCGGCAGCGCTGTTGCATCTCTGCCCTGAGATGTGGTGAGCGCACTGCCACCGACCTCGCAGGGAAGGTGGCCATGGCCACGGACTACTACGTGGATCTGCTTGGCACGACCCGACCCAGGGAGTTCGACCTTTCCCTGCAGGCGCTTGGGCTGCCAAGGGTGGACCTAGCGCATTTGGAGGCCCGTTTCACGGAAGAGGAAGTTTGGGCCGCCCTTTGTGCGATGCCCTCCAACAAGTCGCCGGGGCCAGATGGTTTCACCTGAGAGTTTTACCGCCACTGTTGGCCCTTCATCAAGGTGGATGTCATGGCGGCTCTTCTCGAGATCTGGTTGGGGCGGCACCAAGGTTTTGAGGACCTTAATGAGGCTCTCATCACCCTCATACCTAAGCGTGATGGAGCCATTGACCACAAGGACTTCCGCCCCATCAGCCTGGTTCACAGCTTTGCGCGGCTGTTGACTAAGGTCTTGGCAAGACGCCTGGCACCGGAGATGCTGCAGCTTGTTGGCCCGCACCAGACGGCTTTCATCCGTGGGAGGTGCATCCACGATAATTTCCTCCTGGTCAAAGAGTCGGCCAAGCTTCTGCATAGGAAGCGAATCCCTTCCTTGCTCCTCAAGGTTGACACGGCGAAGGCGTTCGATTCCATCTCTTGGCCTTTTCTGCTTAGTGTCCTGAGACAGCGGGGATTCGGGACAAGGTGGCTTGGTTGGATTAAGCTCCTGCTGCGCACCGCCTCTACGAGTGTGCTCATCAACGGAGTCGTCGGCGACGCGTTCCGGCATGGTCGAGGGCTGCGACGGGGAGACCCAATCTCGCCTTTGCTTTTCGTCATCGCCATGGAGGTGCTCCCGTCCCTTTTTTCTACCGCGGTGCGGGCAGGGCTGTTGTCGGATCTTGCTGCGGTGGGCCTCAGGCACCGCATCTCCCTCTACACCGACGACGTGGTGGTGTTCGCCAAGCCTGGCAGCCGCGAGCTCGCGActatttggggggggggggtggg encodes:
- the LOC139831724 gene encoding uncharacterized protein, giving the protein MGEVVPSNPIARVGLKLRRVARGLRGWSQRKVGSTRDMLLVANEVILRLDVAQESRALSAAESWLRRSLKLKVLGLASLERTIARQRARVLGLRDKDASAQFYRILSSGRRQRCCISALRCGERTATDLAGKVAMATDYYVDLLGTTRPREFDLSLQALGLPRVDLAHLEARFTEEEVWAALCAMPSNKSPGPDGFT